Proteins encoded within one genomic window of Rhododendron vialii isolate Sample 1 chromosome 1a, ASM3025357v1:
- the LOC131334497 gene encoding uncharacterized protein LOC131334497, with product MTCKWTISLFWHVSISGSFILLCLIEMVGNLCLLGLVQMRTAKICILLWEFETRLEQAFEVLGLEQMMIRMANRSWTIPIENLYLNVEAFNQFVDASSLQFLDYLMVPVLPTVIFRDTWRHLAILRDSR from the exons ATGACTTGCAAGTGGACTATAAGCTTATTCTGGCATGTGAGCATAAGTGGATCTTTCATATTATTATGTTTGATAGAGATGGTCGGGAACTTGTGTTTGCTTGGTCTGGTCCAAATGCGCACTGCCAAGATTTGCATCCTCCTTTGG GAATTTGAAACTCGGCTTGAACAAGCCTTTGAGGTTCTTGGACTTGAGCAAATGATGATTAGGATGGCTAATCGTAGTTGGACTATACCAATTGAGAATCTGTACCTCAATGTTGAAGCGTTCAATCAGTTTGTGGATGCTTCTAGTTTGCAGTTTCTTGATTACCTCATGGTTCCCGTGTTGCCCACTGTCATATTCCGG gaCACCTGGCGTCATTTGGCTATCTTGCGGGACTCGCGATGa